One Chlorobaculum limnaeum genomic window carries:
- the metX gene encoding homoserine O-acetyltransferase MetX: MTRMEHRAIISDSTKYFESNEPLALDLGGTLPGVKVAYRTWGALNSEKSNVILVCHALTGNADADSWWCGMFGEGRAFDETRDFIVCSNVLGSCYGTTGPLSLNPLTGKHYGPDFPRITIRDMVSVQRRLLQSLGIERIRLVVGASLGGMQVLEWGAMYPEMAGALMPMGISGRHSAWCIAQSEAQRQAIAADAEWRDGWYDPQVQPRKGLAAARMMAMCTYRCFENYQQRFGRQQREDGLFEAESYVRHQGDKLVERFDANTYITLTRAMDMHDLGRGRGSYEATLGALAMPVEILSIDSDVLYPKEEQEELARLIPGSRLLFLDEPYGHDAFLIDTDTVSRMVCEFKEKIGG, from the coding sequence ATGACCCGGATGGAGCACAGAGCGATCATTTCCGACAGTACAAAATATTTTGAATCGAACGAGCCGCTGGCGCTCGATCTTGGCGGAACGCTGCCCGGCGTGAAGGTCGCCTATCGAACCTGGGGAGCGCTGAACTCGGAGAAAAGTAACGTCATTCTCGTTTGCCACGCGCTGACCGGCAACGCTGACGCCGATAGCTGGTGGTGCGGTATGTTCGGCGAGGGGCGCGCGTTCGACGAGACGCGGGACTTCATCGTGTGCAGCAACGTGCTCGGAAGCTGCTACGGCACCACCGGGCCGCTGTCGCTGAACCCGCTGACCGGCAAACACTACGGCCCCGATTTTCCGCGCATAACCATCCGCGACATGGTGAGCGTCCAGCGGCGGTTGTTGCAATCGCTCGGTATCGAGCGCATCCGCCTCGTCGTCGGAGCGTCGCTTGGCGGAATGCAGGTGCTCGAATGGGGCGCGATGTATCCGGAGATGGCCGGGGCGCTGATGCCGATGGGCATTTCAGGCCGTCACTCGGCGTGGTGTATCGCGCAGAGCGAAGCGCAGCGGCAGGCAATTGCCGCCGACGCGGAGTGGCGGGATGGCTGGTACGATCCGCAAGTGCAGCCGCGCAAAGGACTTGCCGCAGCGCGGATGATGGCCATGTGCACCTACCGCTGTTTCGAGAACTACCAGCAGCGTTTCGGTCGCCAGCAGCGCGAGGACGGGCTTTTCGAAGCCGAAAGCTACGTGCGCCACCAGGGCGACAAGCTCGTCGAGCGCTTCGACGCCAACACCTACATCACGCTGACGAGAGCCATGGACATGCACGATCTCGGTCGCGGACGCGGGTCATACGAAGCGACGCTCGGAGCGCTGGCGATGCCGGTGGAGATTCTCTCCATCGACTCCGACGTGCTTTATCCGAAGGAGGAGCAGGAGGAGCTGGCCCGCCTCATCCCAGGCTCGCGCCTGCTCTTCCTCGACGAACCCTACGGCCA
- a CDS encoding O-acetylhomoserine aminocarboxypropyltransferase/cysteine synthase family protein, with product MTKDNSFRFETLQVHAGQEPDPVTGSRAVPIYQTTSYVFENAEHGADLFALRKAGNIYTRLMNPTTDVLEKRMAALEGGKAALAVASGHSAQFIAIATICQAGDNIVSSSYLYGGTYNQFKVAFKRLGIEVKFVDGNDPEAFREAIDGNTKALYMESIGNPAFHVPDFDAIAAIARENGIPLIVDNTFGCAGYLCRPIDHGASIVVESATKWIGGHGTSMGGIIVDAGTFDWGNGKFPLFTEPSEGYHGLKFYEAVGELAFIIRARVEGLRDFGPAISPFNSFMLLQGLETLSLRVQRHLDNTLELARWLEGHDAVAWVNYPGLEGHPTHELAKKYLTHGFGCVLTFGVKGGFEKAVKFIDSVKLASHLANVGDAKTLVIHPASTTHQQLSAEEQASAGVTADMVRVSVGIEHIDDIEADFSQAFENLA from the coding sequence ATGACCAAGGACAATTCCTTCCGGTTCGAGACCTTGCAGGTTCACGCCGGGCAGGAGCCTGATCCGGTGACCGGATCGCGGGCCGTGCCCATCTACCAGACCACCTCCTACGTGTTCGAAAACGCCGAGCACGGCGCTGACCTCTTCGCGCTTCGCAAGGCGGGCAACATCTATACGCGCCTGATGAACCCGACCACCGACGTGCTCGAAAAACGCATGGCGGCGCTCGAAGGGGGCAAGGCGGCGCTTGCGGTGGCGAGCGGCCACTCGGCGCAGTTCATCGCTATCGCCACCATCTGCCAGGCGGGCGACAACATCGTCTCGTCGAGTTACCTCTACGGCGGCACCTACAACCAGTTCAAGGTCGCCTTCAAGCGCCTCGGCATCGAGGTGAAGTTCGTGGACGGCAACGATCCCGAGGCTTTCCGCGAGGCCATCGACGGCAACACCAAGGCGCTCTACATGGAGTCCATCGGCAATCCGGCGTTCCACGTGCCCGATTTCGACGCCATCGCCGCCATCGCCCGCGAGAACGGCATTCCGCTGATCGTCGATAACACCTTCGGCTGCGCGGGTTACCTCTGCCGTCCCATCGACCACGGCGCGTCGATCGTGGTCGAGTCGGCCACCAAGTGGATCGGCGGGCACGGCACCTCGATGGGCGGCATCATCGTCGATGCCGGAACGTTCGACTGGGGCAACGGCAAGTTCCCACTCTTCACCGAGCCTTCCGAGGGCTACCACGGCCTGAAGTTTTACGAGGCGGTCGGCGAGTTGGCCTTCATCATCCGGGCGCGTGTCGAGGGGCTGCGTGATTTTGGCCCGGCAATCAGCCCCTTCAACTCCTTCATGCTGTTGCAGGGGCTTGAAACGCTCTCGCTCCGCGTGCAGCGCCACCTCGACAACACGCTCGAACTGGCCCGCTGGCTCGAAGGGCACGACGCGGTCGCGTGGGTGAACTACCCGGGCCTCGAAGGCCATCCGACGCATGAGCTGGCAAAAAAATATCTGACGCACGGCTTCGGCTGCGTGCTGACCTTCGGCGTCAAGGGCGGCTTTGAAAAAGCGGTGAAGTTCATCGACAGCGTGAAGCTGGCGAGCCACCTTGCCAACGTGGGCGACGCCAAGACGCTCGTGATCCATCCCGCATCGACTACGCACCAGCAGCTCAGCGCGGAGGAGCAGGCATCGGCGGGCGTCACTGCCGACATGGTGCGCGTGTCGGTCGGCATCGAGCACATCGACGACATCGAGGCTGACTTCAGCCAGGCTTTCGAGAATTTAGCATGA
- the rsmB gene encoding 16S rRNA (cytosine(967)-C(5))-methyltransferase RsmB translates to MTARELALRVLLELDGMRKSEELLNRMLETSGLGKSDRALAKELVAGTLKYRLQCDYVIARFYRHDYAKAAEVLKNILRLGVYQLMHLDRVPRSAAVNESVKLARKYKGDHLAKLVNGLLRNISKESIILDGWTADLPEAKRLSIIYSYPEWLIARWITRYGIDAASTMLAHGNLPPATGYRINRLKTDPENLLVKPELSDAKRVTGAEGLGHFFFSKSFDRMEPLLKEGLVSVQNPAQGLTCLMAAPEPGSTVYDMCAAPGGKSTFMAELMENRGCVIALDRTAAKVARIASNAEALGITIIEPREGDALTFDPGCAVDTILLDAPCTGTGVLGRRAELRWRTTAEKLRELVELQAAMLDRAASLLSPGGVLLYATCSVEPEENEHQVEAFLQRHPDFVMESSRLTLPGSSEGFDGGFAARFRRKEA, encoded by the coding sequence ATGACCGCACGTGAACTCGCCCTTCGTGTTTTGCTCGAACTCGATGGTATGCGCAAATCCGAAGAGCTGCTCAACCGGATGCTCGAAACCTCCGGCCTCGGCAAAAGCGACCGTGCGCTGGCAAAAGAGCTGGTGGCCGGAACGCTGAAGTACCGGCTTCAGTGCGATTACGTCATCGCGCGATTCTACCGTCACGACTACGCCAAAGCTGCTGAAGTGCTGAAAAACATCCTGCGCCTCGGCGTCTATCAGCTCATGCACCTCGACCGCGTACCCCGCTCGGCGGCAGTCAACGAATCGGTCAAGCTGGCGCGCAAGTACAAGGGCGACCACCTTGCAAAGCTGGTCAACGGCCTGTTGCGCAACATCTCGAAGGAGAGCATCATTCTCGACGGCTGGACGGCTGACCTGCCCGAAGCGAAACGCCTGTCGATCATCTATTCGTATCCCGAATGGCTGATCGCGCGATGGATCACGCGCTACGGCATCGACGCGGCATCGACGATGCTCGCGCACGGCAATCTGCCGCCTGCCACCGGCTACCGGATTAACCGGCTCAAAACCGATCCGGAGAATCTTCTGGTGAAGCCGGAACTGTCAGACGCAAAAAGGGTTACAGGCGCCGAGGGACTCGGCCATTTCTTTTTCTCGAAGTCGTTCGACCGGATGGAACCGCTGCTCAAGGAGGGTCTCGTCAGCGTGCAGAATCCGGCGCAGGGGCTCACCTGCCTCATGGCCGCGCCGGAGCCGGGCAGCACTGTCTACGACATGTGCGCCGCGCCGGGGGGCAAATCGACCTTCATGGCCGAGCTGATGGAGAATCGCGGGTGCGTCATCGCGCTCGACCGCACGGCGGCCAAGGTGGCGCGGATCGCCTCTAACGCCGAGGCGCTCGGCATCACCATCATCGAGCCGCGCGAAGGCGACGCGCTCACCTTCGATCCCGGATGCGCGGTGGATACGATCCTGCTCGACGCCCCCTGCACCGGCACCGGCGTGCTGGGCCGCCGCGCCGAGCTGCGCTGGCGCACGACCGCCGAAAAGCTCCGGGAGCTTGTCGAGCTGCAGGCCGCCATGCTTGACCGCGCCGCCTCGCTGCTCTCGCCGGGTGGCGTGCTCCTCTACGCCACCTGCTCCGTCGAACCGGAAGAGAACGAGCATCAGGTGGAAGCCTTCCTTCAGCGCCACCCCGATTTTGTAATGGAATCATCGCGGCTCACGCTTCCGGGATCGAGCGAAGGGTTCGACGGGGGCTTCGCCGCGAGGTTCCGCAGAAAGGAGGCGTGA
- the xerD gene encoding site-specific tyrosine recombinase XerD has product MAEPDAPWRGALETFLNYLTLERNFSGNTRASYLNDLGRYLAWLHEGGVKPEEVAPGDIRKFIEELHEIGLEASSIARNISAIRSFHKFLLTERLATMNPAENIHQPKLARYLPAVLNVEEMTALLDAPLRRHPTAKFMLRDKAMLEFLYATGVRVSELIGLGRLNLHMDDGFVRVFGKGSKERLVPIGQTAISWMKRYLDELRPGMTSATSHDTIFLNSRGGKLSRMAAWNIVRQHAVIAGIEKPISPHTFRHSFATHLLEGGADLRVVQEMLGHSSIIATQIYTHIDRSFIKEVHKTFHPRG; this is encoded by the coding sequence ATGGCGGAACCCGATGCGCCGTGGCGCGGTGCGCTCGAAACCTTCCTGAACTACCTGACCCTCGAACGCAACTTTTCGGGCAACACGCGAGCGTCGTACCTCAACGACCTTGGCCGTTACCTCGCCTGGCTGCACGAGGGCGGCGTCAAACCCGAAGAGGTTGCGCCGGGGGACATCCGCAAATTCATCGAGGAGCTGCACGAGATCGGCCTCGAAGCGAGTTCGATTGCCCGGAACATCTCGGCGATCCGCTCGTTCCACAAGTTCCTGCTCACCGAGCGGCTCGCGACGATGAACCCCGCCGAGAACATCCACCAGCCAAAGCTGGCCCGCTACCTGCCTGCCGTGCTTAACGTCGAGGAGATGACGGCGCTGCTCGACGCGCCACTCAGGCGGCATCCCACAGCTAAATTCATGCTGCGCGACAAAGCGATGCTCGAATTCCTCTACGCCACGGGAGTCCGGGTGAGCGAGCTGATCGGGCTTGGCCGACTGAATCTGCACATGGATGACGGTTTCGTGCGGGTCTTCGGCAAAGGGTCGAAGGAGCGGCTCGTGCCCATCGGCCAGACGGCCATTTCGTGGATGAAGCGCTACCTCGACGAACTGCGCCCCGGCATGACGAGCGCGACCTCGCATGACACGATCTTCCTGAACTCGCGAGGCGGCAAGCTCTCGCGCATGGCGGCGTGGAACATCGTGCGGCAGCACGCCGTCATCGCGGGCATCGAAAAGCCGATCAGCCCGCACACCTTCCGCCACTCATTCGCCACCCATCTGCTCGAAGGCGGCGCCGACCTGCGCGTCGTTCAGGAGATGCTCGGCCACAGCTCCATCATCGCCACGCAAATCTACACCCACATCGACCGCTCGTTCATCAAAGAGGTGCACAAAACTTTTCACCCGCGGGGATGA
- a CDS encoding lectin-like domain-containing protein — MKKLLAASITLLICLGFHHDADAETLINFNDFSSDSGYTLLGTAKKDGNKLQLVPSTINQVGGAFFNTPVTVSSFSTRFSFTFSNPGAGDGMMFVIKNPESSGSYKTTELGYTGEAIAYGDRYGVPGIRNSVGIEFDSHYNTTAGVTNDINGNHIGIDANGSMLSLAQVAVASDFNSANPWYAWVDYDGAILSVSVNQTGIQPATAMLSYGSIETPFVISDYTGSSTALVGFTASTGGAVQTTTLNSFGFDSVGTGEAVPEPSTLALLGTGAVFAGIASRRK; from the coding sequence ATGAAGAAACTTCTTGCCGCATCGATAACCCTGCTGATCTGCCTTGGCTTTCACCATGACGCTGATGCAGAGACGCTGATCAACTTCAACGATTTTTCTTCCGATTCCGGCTATACGCTTCTGGGCACCGCGAAAAAAGATGGAAACAAGCTTCAGCTCGTTCCATCGACGATAAATCAGGTTGGTGGCGCATTTTTTAATACGCCTGTCACTGTTTCCAGCTTCAGCACCAGATTCTCCTTTACCTTCTCCAATCCAGGGGCAGGTGATGGAATGATGTTTGTCATCAAAAATCCGGAGAGCAGTGGATCCTATAAAACAACTGAACTCGGCTATACCGGAGAAGCGATAGCCTATGGAGACCGATATGGAGTACCGGGAATCAGAAACAGCGTGGGTATCGAGTTCGACAGCCATTACAACACGACCGCTGGCGTTACCAACGACATCAACGGCAATCACATCGGCATCGACGCTAACGGCTCCATGCTCAGTCTTGCGCAAGTTGCTGTAGCAAGTGACTTTAACAGCGCAAACCCGTGGTACGCCTGGGTCGATTACGATGGAGCGATCCTGTCGGTCAGCGTCAATCAGACCGGAATACAGCCTGCTACGGCGATGCTTTCGTACGGGTCCATCGAGACCCCTTTTGTGATCAGCGACTATACCGGTTCATCGACCGCGCTGGTTGGCTTCACCGCGTCAACAGGCGGCGCCGTTCAAACGACCACGCTGAACTCGTTCGGATTCGACTCGGTGGGAACAGGAGAAGCGGTACCCGAACCCTCGACCCTGGCGCTTTTAGGCACAGGCGCTGTTTTTGCGGGCATTGCCTCACGGAGAAAATAG
- a CDS encoding RtcB family protein — protein sequence MERSSIRQISGWLWEIPRSYRSDMCVPARFYASEAMLEQILADRSLEQLVNVATLPGIVGFALAMPDIHEGYGFPIGGVAAFDLDLGVISPGGIGYDINCGVRLLASRSSFETIRDKIPDLASEIYRQVPSGVGRGNKIAFSSAQLDRVLREGARCMVALGYGEPGDLDHIESGGMLDVADPSKVSPQAKQRGHDQLGTMGAGNHFVEIDRIDAIYDRDAAGRMGLFEGQVVIQLHTGSRGLGHQIATDYIRVMNRAMPSYGIEVPDRELCCAPFRSLEGQEYFSAMSAGANFAWANRQLITWEIRQAWKSVMGSDPLRVVYDVAHNIAKIETHEIDGQRRQLLVHRKGATRAFPGQPVIIPGSMGTASFVLEGEAASMRESFGSSCHGAGRRMSRTKARHTVQGNQLRMELEAMGISVQAGSMQGLAEEAPAAYKDIGEVVGAVVSAGIAKKVATLVPVGVMKG from the coding sequence ATGGAGCGGTCGTCGATCAGGCAGATTTCAGGCTGGCTGTGGGAGATTCCGCGCTCGTACCGCAGCGACATGTGCGTTCCGGCGCGATTTTACGCTTCCGAAGCGATGCTCGAACAGATTCTCGCCGACCGTTCGCTGGAGCAGCTCGTCAACGTCGCCACGCTGCCCGGCATCGTGGGGTTCGCGCTGGCCATGCCCGACATTCACGAGGGGTACGGCTTTCCGATTGGCGGCGTGGCGGCCTTCGACCTCGACCTGGGCGTCATCTCCCCTGGCGGCATCGGCTACGACATCAACTGCGGCGTGCGCCTTCTGGCGAGCCGGTCTTCCTTCGAAACTATCCGCGACAAGATTCCCGACCTCGCCAGTGAAATCTACCGCCAGGTGCCCTCCGGCGTCGGGCGCGGCAACAAGATCGCCTTTTCATCCGCCCAGCTCGACCGCGTGCTTCGCGAAGGGGCGCGCTGCATGGTGGCGCTTGGCTACGGAGAGCCGGGTGATCTCGACCACATCGAGTCGGGCGGAATGCTCGACGTGGCCGATCCGTCGAAGGTTTCGCCGCAGGCCAAACAGCGCGGCCACGACCAGCTCGGCACGATGGGAGCGGGCAATCATTTCGTGGAGATCGACCGGATCGACGCCATTTACGACCGCGACGCCGCCGGGCGCATGGGACTATTCGAGGGGCAGGTGGTGATCCAGCTCCACACCGGCTCGCGCGGCCTCGGCCACCAGATCGCCACGGACTACATCCGCGTCATGAACCGCGCGATGCCGTCGTACGGCATCGAGGTGCCCGACCGCGAGCTCTGCTGCGCGCCGTTCCGTTCGCTGGAGGGACAGGAGTACTTCAGCGCCATGTCGGCGGGCGCGAACTTCGCCTGGGCGAACCGCCAGCTCATCACCTGGGAGATTCGGCAGGCGTGGAAGAGCGTGATGGGTAGCGATCCGTTGCGCGTGGTCTACGATGTAGCGCACAACATCGCCAAGATCGAAACGCACGAAATCGACGGCCAGCGGCGGCAGCTCCTCGTGCATCGCAAGGGCGCGACCCGCGCCTTTCCCGGCCAGCCGGTGATCATTCCCGGCAGCATGGGAACCGCCTCGTTCGTGCTGGAGGGAGAGGCGGCATCGATGCGCGAAAGCTTCGGCTCGTCGTGCCACGGCGCGGGGCGGCGGATGTCGCGGACGAAAGCCAGGCACACGGTGCAGGGCAATCAGCTCAGGATGGAACTCGAAGCGATGGGTATCTCGGTGCAGGCCGGATCGATGCAGGGCCTCGCTGAGGAGGCTCCCGCCGCCTACAAGGATATTGGCGAAGTGGTCGGCGCGGTGGTGTCGGCAGGCATCGCAAAGAAAGTTGCAACGCTTGTGCCGGTGGGGGTGATGAAGGGGTGA
- a CDS encoding YbhB/YbcL family Raf kinase inhibitor-like protein, with amino-acid sequence MKLSRTIRNTLALLFITTLLVPATLRAAEKEDAMNFELTSSAFTHMGAIPALYTCEGKNISPPLAWKNLPKGTKSLVLIVDDPDAPDPAAPTFTWVHWMLYNIPPETAGLAEGAGNRPAVGMQEGLSSWSRGGYGGPCPPIGTHRYFHKLYALDTVLPDLLSPLKADVEAAMKGHILGEAMLIGTYRKKGG; translated from the coding sequence ATGAAGCTGTCGCGAACCATCCGAAACACGCTGGCGCTGCTGTTCATCACGACGCTGCTCGTGCCCGCAACGCTCAGGGCCGCCGAGAAAGAAGATGCCATGAACTTCGAACTCACCTCATCCGCTTTCACTCATATGGGTGCGATTCCGGCGCTCTACACCTGCGAGGGCAAAAACATCTCGCCGCCGCTCGCGTGGAAAAATCTGCCAAAGGGGACGAAAAGCCTCGTGCTCATCGTAGACGATCCCGACGCGCCCGACCCGGCGGCCCCGACATTCACCTGGGTGCACTGGATGCTCTACAACATTCCGCCTGAAACAGCGGGACTCGCCGAAGGGGCCGGAAACCGTCCCGCCGTCGGGATGCAGGAGGGACTGAGCAGTTGGAGCCGTGGCGGTTACGGCGGCCCCTGTCCGCCCATCGGCACGCACCGCTACTTCCACAAACTCTACGCGCTCGACACCGTGCTGCCCGACCTGCTTTCTCCACTCAAAGCCGACGTTGAGGCCGCCATGAAAGGCCACATTCTCGGCGAAGCCATGCTGATTGGCACATACAGGAAAAAGGGCGGTTGA
- a CDS encoding DUF2721 domain-containing protein, with protein MTITTIKELIPVLQTAIGPVILISGIGLLLLTMTNRLARTIDRARELLDQYEELSESKRSKIDREIVVLWKRAQYARNAILLASLTCLGAATLIILLFMTSLLHVDLPLLVESIFIISMLCLIAALVFFLLDVNITLSALRIELEGHKKKN; from the coding sequence ATGACGATTACGACTATCAAAGAACTCATTCCTGTATTGCAAACAGCCATCGGCCCGGTTATTCTCATATCAGGCATTGGCCTGCTTCTTCTTACCATGACCAACCGGTTGGCCCGGACGATCGACCGCGCCAGGGAGTTGCTCGATCAATATGAAGAGCTTTCCGAATCGAAAAGATCGAAAATCGACAGGGAAATCGTGGTGCTCTGGAAGCGAGCCCAATATGCCAGGAACGCTATTCTTCTTGCTTCGCTGACCTGCCTTGGCGCCGCAACGCTCATCATTTTGCTGTTTATGACAAGCCTTCTGCATGTCGATTTGCCGCTGCTTGTTGAATCGATTTTCATTATCAGCATGCTCTGTCTGATCGCCGCGCTCGTTTTTTTCCTGCTCGACGTCAATATCACCCTCTCAGCGTTGCGCATCGAACTGGAAGGGCACAAAAAGAAGAATTAA
- a CDS encoding MBL fold metallo-hydrolase RNA specificity domain-containing protein — MEIEFYGATRRVTGSCHILRANGLTVLLDCGLMQGSREVEALNREPFPFEPSAIDAVVLSHGHIDHSGRLPLLVNRGFRGPIYTHHGTIELCEILLRDSAMLSENDARFMQKHGQRDAEPLYTVEEAQRCVRQMEGVRYGERREILPGIALSLHDAGHILASAFVKLEVTEGDTTRTLVFSGDLGQYDSPILNDPDAIGHADVVLVESTYGDRLHRDFESTVAEIGEIIATSCRDCGNILIPAFSIGRSQELLYLFGEHYHEWSLEKWQVFLDSPMAIEASRIYWRHEELWDAEARLFRRQMREMPPVGNLHLTRRVEESMKINEMSQGAIIIAGSGMCNGGRIVHHLKRNIERPECHIIISGFQAEGTLGRELVEGKKEVRLHGRSFRVRAQLHTIGGLSAHGDRSDLVRWLKSRDGSPKVMIVHGEKEVKETFREFLRDEIAVEALVPMPGDRLDLASNQLRQAESESYIKNS; from the coding sequence ATGGAGATCGAATTCTACGGGGCGACGCGGCGGGTGACGGGTTCCTGCCATATTCTCAGGGCGAACGGGTTGACGGTGTTGCTCGATTGCGGGTTGATGCAGGGCAGCCGCGAGGTCGAGGCACTGAACCGCGAGCCCTTTCCGTTTGAGCCTTCGGCAATCGACGCCGTGGTGCTCAGCCATGGCCACATCGACCACTCGGGCCGCCTGCCTCTGCTCGTCAATCGCGGCTTTCGCGGGCCGATCTACACCCATCACGGCACCATCGAGTTGTGCGAAATCCTGCTCCGGGATTCGGCGATGCTTTCGGAGAACGATGCCCGCTTCATGCAGAAGCACGGCCAGCGGGACGCCGAGCCGCTCTACACGGTCGAAGAGGCGCAGCGGTGCGTCAGGCAGATGGAGGGAGTCCGGTACGGCGAGCGGCGCGAAATTCTGCCCGGCATCGCGCTGTCGCTGCACGACGCGGGCCACATCCTCGCCTCGGCGTTTGTGAAGCTGGAGGTCACGGAGGGCGATACGACCCGCACGCTGGTCTTCAGCGGCGACCTCGGGCAGTACGATTCGCCTATCCTGAACGATCCCGACGCCATCGGCCACGCGGACGTGGTGCTCGTCGAAAGCACCTACGGCGACCGCCTGCATCGCGATTTCGAAAGCACCGTGGCTGAAATCGGCGAAATCATCGCAACCTCGTGCCGCGACTGCGGCAACATCCTGATTCCCGCCTTCTCGATTGGCCGCAGCCAGGAGCTGCTCTACCTTTTCGGCGAGCACTACCACGAGTGGTCGCTGGAGAAATGGCAGGTGTTCCTCGATAGTCCGATGGCCATCGAGGCGAGCCGTATCTACTGGCGTCACGAGGAGTTATGGGACGCCGAGGCTCGCCTTTTCCGACGCCAGATGCGCGAAATGCCGCCCGTCGGCAACCTGCACCTGACCCGCAGGGTGGAAGAGTCGATGAAGATCAACGAAATGAGCCAGGGCGCGATCATCATCGCGGGCAGTGGCATGTGCAACGGCGGTCGTATCGTGCACCACCTGAAGCGCAACATCGAACGCCCCGAATGTCACATCATCATCAGCGGCTTCCAGGCGGAGGGGACGCTTGGCCGGGAGCTTGTCGAGGGGAAGAAAGAGGTGCGGCTGCACGGGCGGAGCTTCCGGGTGCGGGCGCAACTGCACACCATCGGCGGCCTGTCGGCGCACGGTGACCGTAGCGACCTCGTGCGCTGGCTGAAGAGCCGCGACGGCTCGCCGAAGGTGATGATCGTGCATGGCGAGAAGGAAGTGAAGGAGACGTTCAGGGAGTTTCTGCGCGACGAGATTGCCGTCGAGGCGCTCGTCCCGATGCCCGGTGACCGCCTCGATCTCGCGTCGAACCAACTGCGCCAGGCTGAATCTGAATCATATATAAAAAACTCATGA